Proteins encoded together in one Carya illinoinensis cultivar Pawnee chromosome 3, C.illinoinensisPawnee_v1, whole genome shotgun sequence window:
- the LOC122305834 gene encoding uncharacterized protein LOC122305834, with translation MLERLDETEVNTENNNEKCNAAFKEVLGYKAGYATGLGHSVIPEASIALRKNRDYVRIVEENERNKNEAHMYKSQLEVLRDELHSFKNQFKDYQSTMNNRVADLECNQRESHQETNMDA, from the coding sequence ATGCTTGAGCGATTGGATGAGACTGAGGTGAATACTGAAAACAACAATGAGAAGTGCAATGCAGCTTTCAAGGAGGTTTTAGGATATAAAGCAGGATATGCAACAGGACTTGGACACTCGGTTATACCTGAGGCTTCAATAGCATTGCGCAAGAATAGGGACTATGTTAGGATTGTTGAAGAGAATGAAAGGAACAAGAATGAAGCACATATGTACAAGAGCCAGTTAGAGGTGCTAAGAGATGAGTTGCATAGTTTCAAGAATCAGTTTAAAGACTACCAGAGTACGATGAACAATCGTGTAGCTGACCTGGAATGCAATCAAAGAGAGTCTCATCAGGAGACTAACATGGATGCCTAG